Proteins from one Pseudoliparis swirei isolate HS2019 ecotype Mariana Trench chromosome 22, NWPU_hadal_v1, whole genome shotgun sequence genomic window:
- the fam131bb gene encoding putative mediator of RNA polymerase II transcription subunit 12 isoform X4 gives MHRLQDTDGRWRTSPEGWGAGVSRTMKERVTKPTAMAQGRVAHMIEWQNWSMTTVDAGGMPIPRITTQEREKERRLENDAYSDLSEGEKEARFTAGILKQFAVSEATLLAWTSMDGESPRSSSNQGSMAHLSELNQESITSRDQILHHSSAEVWPHTYVAQGHYCLSSSDAWEPINKDPSVVTSPPTGSYVMGTDGYDGQARFLSQQQQQQQQQQQQQQQQQQQQLTLQQQNQLQQLQQIQQIQHYQQQQLLQYQQQQSLEHRLHSNNHSLQATPNSTIHSLVHSVHPPLVDLWNSGQMEAYQTDAGGYVGVAAVVEPSLCVPSAEDMGTEHSPLLEQQEEEEEIKEDEMTLCMEPELASLTPPRQQGDASGGSSPGQPPAEPITERKSSDVSSGLLQTLEDKDEAEGQGPAASMATN, from the exons CGGGAGATGGCGTACCAGTCCAGAAGGATGGGGAGCAG GCGTGAGCCGCACCATGAAGGAGCGAGTGACCAAGCCCACGGCCATGGCCCAGGGCCGCGTCGCTCACATGATTGAATGGCAAAACTGGAGCATGACCACGGTGGATGCAGGCGGCATGCCCATCCCCCGCATCACGACCCAGGAGCGGGAGAAGGAGCGGCGGCTGGAAAACGACGCCTACAGTGACCTtagtgaaggagagaaggaggctcGTTTCACTGCAG GTATCCTGAAGCAGTTTGCGGTCTCGGAGGCGACACTCCTGGCCTGGACatcgatggatggagagagtccTCGGTCGAGCTCAAACCAGGGCAGCATGGCTCATCTGAGTGAGCTCAACCAGGAGAGCATCACCAGTCGAG ATCAGATATTGCACCACTCCTCAGCAGAGGTGTGGCCTCACACTTACGTCGCCCAGGGCCACtactgcctctcctcctccgatgCCTGGGAGCCGATCAACAAAGATCCGTCCGTCGTGACGTCTCCCCCTACTGGTTCCTATGTCATGGGGACTGATGGATACGACGGGCAGGCCCGCTTCCTGtcgcagcagcaacagcaacaacagcagcagcagcaacagcagcagcagcagcagcagcagcagttgactctccagcagcagaatcaactacagcagctgcagcagatcCAACAGATCCAGCACTACCAGCAACAGCAGCTCCTGCAGTACCAGCAACAACAG TCGCTGGAGCACCGGCTGCACAGTAACAACCACTCTTTGCAAGCGACGCCCAACAGCACCATCCACAGCCTGGTCCACTCGGTTCACCCCCCGCTGGTGGACCTGTGGAACTCGGGGCAGATGGAGGCCTACCAGACGGACGCCGGGGGCTACGTTGgcgtggcggcggtggtggagCCGAGCCTCTGTGTTCCCTCTGCAGAAGATATGGGAACAGAGCACTCTCCGCTactggagcagcaggaggaggaggaggagataaag gAGGATGAGATGACACTGTGCATGGAGCCAGAGTTGGCCTCGTTGACTCCGCCCAGGCAACAAGGGGATGCCTCTGGTGGCAGTAGTCCGGGGCAACCGCCGGCAGAGCCAATCACGGAGCGGAAGTCCTCCGACGTCTCCTCCGGCCTCCTTCAGACGCTAGAGGATAAGGACGAGGCTGAGGGGCAAGGCCCTGCCGCTTCCATGGCAACCAACTGA
- the fam131bb gene encoding myb-like protein P isoform X5: MGGNQCVSRTMKERVTKPTAMAQGRVAHMIEWQNWSMTTVDAGGMPIPRITTQEREKERRLENDAYSDLSEGEKEARFTAGILKQFAVSEATLLAWTSMDGESPRSSSNQGSMAHLSELNQESITSRDQILHHSSAEVWPHTYVAQGHYCLSSSDAWEPINKDPSVVTSPPTGSYVMGTDGYDGQARFLSQQQQQQQQQQQQQQQQQQQQLTLQQQNQLQQLQQIQQIQHYQQQQLLQYQQQQSLEHRLHSNNHSLQATPNSTIHSLVHSVHPPLVDLWNSGQMEAYQTDAGGYVGVAAVVEPSLCVPSAEDMGTEHSPLLEQQEEEEEIKEDEMTLCMEPELASLTPPRQQGDASGGSSPGQPPAEPITERKSSDVSSGLLQTLEDKDEAEGQGPAASMATN; this comes from the exons ATGGGAGGGAATCAAT GCGTGAGCCGCACCATGAAGGAGCGAGTGACCAAGCCCACGGCCATGGCCCAGGGCCGCGTCGCTCACATGATTGAATGGCAAAACTGGAGCATGACCACGGTGGATGCAGGCGGCATGCCCATCCCCCGCATCACGACCCAGGAGCGGGAGAAGGAGCGGCGGCTGGAAAACGACGCCTACAGTGACCTtagtgaaggagagaaggaggctcGTTTCACTGCAG GTATCCTGAAGCAGTTTGCGGTCTCGGAGGCGACACTCCTGGCCTGGACatcgatggatggagagagtccTCGGTCGAGCTCAAACCAGGGCAGCATGGCTCATCTGAGTGAGCTCAACCAGGAGAGCATCACCAGTCGAG ATCAGATATTGCACCACTCCTCAGCAGAGGTGTGGCCTCACACTTACGTCGCCCAGGGCCACtactgcctctcctcctccgatgCCTGGGAGCCGATCAACAAAGATCCGTCCGTCGTGACGTCTCCCCCTACTGGTTCCTATGTCATGGGGACTGATGGATACGACGGGCAGGCCCGCTTCCTGtcgcagcagcaacagcaacaacagcagcagcagcaacagcagcagcagcagcagcagcagcagttgactctccagcagcagaatcaactacagcagctgcagcagatcCAACAGATCCAGCACTACCAGCAACAGCAGCTCCTGCAGTACCAGCAACAACAG TCGCTGGAGCACCGGCTGCACAGTAACAACCACTCTTTGCAAGCGACGCCCAACAGCACCATCCACAGCCTGGTCCACTCGGTTCACCCCCCGCTGGTGGACCTGTGGAACTCGGGGCAGATGGAGGCCTACCAGACGGACGCCGGGGGCTACGTTGgcgtggcggcggtggtggagCCGAGCCTCTGTGTTCCCTCTGCAGAAGATATGGGAACAGAGCACTCTCCGCTactggagcagcaggaggaggaggaggagataaag gAGGATGAGATGACACTGTGCATGGAGCCAGAGTTGGCCTCGTTGACTCCGCCCAGGCAACAAGGGGATGCCTCTGGTGGCAGTAGTCCGGGGCAACCGCCGGCAGAGCCAATCACGGAGCGGAAGTCCTCCGACGTCTCCTCCGGCCTCCTTCAGACGCTAGAGGATAAGGACGAGGCTGAGGGGCAAGGCCCTGCCGCTTCCATGGCAACCAACTGA
- the fam131bb gene encoding uncharacterized protein fam131bb isoform X1 — MSYVHPLSLFSSSSPISPPMHVNVLSVLSLSYTFPLLLSPSLPLPISLPQHGRSEFSWEGINLSMEDTTSILPQHKRNSNAFGIGALAKSSLSGVSGVSRTMKERVTKPTAMAQGRVAHMIEWQNWSMTTVDAGGMPIPRITTQEREKERRLENDAYSDLSEGEKEARFTAGILKQFAVSEATLLAWTSMDGESPRSSSNQGSMAHLSELNQESITSRDQILHHSSAEVWPHTYVAQGHYCLSSSDAWEPINKDPSVVTSPPTGSYVMGTDGYDGQARFLSQQQQQQQQQQQQQQQQQQQQLTLQQQNQLQQLQQIQQIQHYQQQQLLQYQQQQSLEHRLHSNNHSLQATPNSTIHSLVHSVHPPLVDLWNSGQMEAYQTDAGGYVGVAAVVEPSLCVPSAEDMGTEHSPLLEQQEEEEEIKEDEMTLCMEPELASLTPPRQQGDASGGSSPGQPPAEPITERKSSDVSSGLLQTLEDKDEAEGQGPAASMATN; from the exons ATGTCCTATGTCCATCCTCTGTCCCTCTTCTCTTCGTCCTCTCCTATTTCTCCTCCCATGCATGTCAATGTTCTCTCTGTCCTGTCACTATCTTACACATTCCCACTCCTTCTttccccatccctccctcttcccattTCTCTTCCTCAGCATGGACGTTCAGAATTTTCATGGGAGGGAATCAAT cTGTCTATGGAAGACACCACATCAATCCTGCCTCAGCACAAGAGGAACTCAAATGCCTTCGGCATCGGGGCTCTGGCTAAGTCTTCTCTGTCaggtgtgtcag GCGTGAGCCGCACCATGAAGGAGCGAGTGACCAAGCCCACGGCCATGGCCCAGGGCCGCGTCGCTCACATGATTGAATGGCAAAACTGGAGCATGACCACGGTGGATGCAGGCGGCATGCCCATCCCCCGCATCACGACCCAGGAGCGGGAGAAGGAGCGGCGGCTGGAAAACGACGCCTACAGTGACCTtagtgaaggagagaaggaggctcGTTTCACTGCAG GTATCCTGAAGCAGTTTGCGGTCTCGGAGGCGACACTCCTGGCCTGGACatcgatggatggagagagtccTCGGTCGAGCTCAAACCAGGGCAGCATGGCTCATCTGAGTGAGCTCAACCAGGAGAGCATCACCAGTCGAG ATCAGATATTGCACCACTCCTCAGCAGAGGTGTGGCCTCACACTTACGTCGCCCAGGGCCACtactgcctctcctcctccgatgCCTGGGAGCCGATCAACAAAGATCCGTCCGTCGTGACGTCTCCCCCTACTGGTTCCTATGTCATGGGGACTGATGGATACGACGGGCAGGCCCGCTTCCTGtcgcagcagcaacagcaacaacagcagcagcagcaacagcagcagcagcagcagcagcagcagttgactctccagcagcagaatcaactacagcagctgcagcagatcCAACAGATCCAGCACTACCAGCAACAGCAGCTCCTGCAGTACCAGCAACAACAG TCGCTGGAGCACCGGCTGCACAGTAACAACCACTCTTTGCAAGCGACGCCCAACAGCACCATCCACAGCCTGGTCCACTCGGTTCACCCCCCGCTGGTGGACCTGTGGAACTCGGGGCAGATGGAGGCCTACCAGACGGACGCCGGGGGCTACGTTGgcgtggcggcggtggtggagCCGAGCCTCTGTGTTCCCTCTGCAGAAGATATGGGAACAGAGCACTCTCCGCTactggagcagcaggaggaggaggaggagataaag gAGGATGAGATGACACTGTGCATGGAGCCAGAGTTGGCCTCGTTGACTCCGCCCAGGCAACAAGGGGATGCCTCTGGTGGCAGTAGTCCGGGGCAACCGCCGGCAGAGCCAATCACGGAGCGGAAGTCCTCCGACGTCTCCTCCGGCCTCCTTCAGACGCTAGAGGATAAGGACGAGGCTGAGGGGCAAGGCCCTGCCGCTTCCATGGCAACCAACTGA
- the fam131bb gene encoding uncharacterized protein fam131bb isoform X3, which yields MGCIGSRTLTGDGVPVQKDGEQLSMEDTTSILPQHKRNSNAFGIGALAKSSLSGVSGVSRTMKERVTKPTAMAQGRVAHMIEWQNWSMTTVDAGGMPIPRITTQEREKERRLENDAYSDLSEGEKEARFTAGILKQFAVSEATLLAWTSMDGESPRSSSNQGSMAHLSELNQESITSRDQILHHSSAEVWPHTYVAQGHYCLSSSDAWEPINKDPSVVTSPPTGSYVMGTDGYDGQARFLSQQQQQQQQQQQQQQQQQQQQLTLQQQNQLQQLQQIQQIQHYQQQQLLQYQQQQSLEHRLHSNNHSLQATPNSTIHSLVHSVHPPLVDLWNSGQMEAYQTDAGGYVGVAAVVEPSLCVPSAEDMGTEHSPLLEQQEEEEEIKEDEMTLCMEPELASLTPPRQQGDASGGSSPGQPPAEPITERKSSDVSSGLLQTLEDKDEAEGQGPAASMATN from the exons CGGGAGATGGCGTACCAGTCCAGAAGGATGGGGAGCAG cTGTCTATGGAAGACACCACATCAATCCTGCCTCAGCACAAGAGGAACTCAAATGCCTTCGGCATCGGGGCTCTGGCTAAGTCTTCTCTGTCaggtgtgtcag GCGTGAGCCGCACCATGAAGGAGCGAGTGACCAAGCCCACGGCCATGGCCCAGGGCCGCGTCGCTCACATGATTGAATGGCAAAACTGGAGCATGACCACGGTGGATGCAGGCGGCATGCCCATCCCCCGCATCACGACCCAGGAGCGGGAGAAGGAGCGGCGGCTGGAAAACGACGCCTACAGTGACCTtagtgaaggagagaaggaggctcGTTTCACTGCAG GTATCCTGAAGCAGTTTGCGGTCTCGGAGGCGACACTCCTGGCCTGGACatcgatggatggagagagtccTCGGTCGAGCTCAAACCAGGGCAGCATGGCTCATCTGAGTGAGCTCAACCAGGAGAGCATCACCAGTCGAG ATCAGATATTGCACCACTCCTCAGCAGAGGTGTGGCCTCACACTTACGTCGCCCAGGGCCACtactgcctctcctcctccgatgCCTGGGAGCCGATCAACAAAGATCCGTCCGTCGTGACGTCTCCCCCTACTGGTTCCTATGTCATGGGGACTGATGGATACGACGGGCAGGCCCGCTTCCTGtcgcagcagcaacagcaacaacagcagcagcagcaacagcagcagcagcagcagcagcagcagttgactctccagcagcagaatcaactacagcagctgcagcagatcCAACAGATCCAGCACTACCAGCAACAGCAGCTCCTGCAGTACCAGCAACAACAG TCGCTGGAGCACCGGCTGCACAGTAACAACCACTCTTTGCAAGCGACGCCCAACAGCACCATCCACAGCCTGGTCCACTCGGTTCACCCCCCGCTGGTGGACCTGTGGAACTCGGGGCAGATGGAGGCCTACCAGACGGACGCCGGGGGCTACGTTGgcgtggcggcggtggtggagCCGAGCCTCTGTGTTCCCTCTGCAGAAGATATGGGAACAGAGCACTCTCCGCTactggagcagcaggaggaggaggaggagataaag gAGGATGAGATGACACTGTGCATGGAGCCAGAGTTGGCCTCGTTGACTCCGCCCAGGCAACAAGGGGATGCCTCTGGTGGCAGTAGTCCGGGGCAACCGCCGGCAGAGCCAATCACGGAGCGGAAGTCCTCCGACGTCTCCTCCGGCCTCCTTCAGACGCTAGAGGATAAGGACGAGGCTGAGGGGCAAGGCCCTGCCGCTTCCATGGCAACCAACTGA
- the fam131bb gene encoding uncharacterized protein fam131bb isoform X2 codes for MSYVHPLSLFSSSSPISPPMHVNVLSVLSLSYTFPLLLSPSLPLPISLPQHGRSEFSWEGINLSMEDTTSILPQHKRNSNAFGIGALAKSSLSGVSRTMKERVTKPTAMAQGRVAHMIEWQNWSMTTVDAGGMPIPRITTQEREKERRLENDAYSDLSEGEKEARFTAGILKQFAVSEATLLAWTSMDGESPRSSSNQGSMAHLSELNQESITSRDQILHHSSAEVWPHTYVAQGHYCLSSSDAWEPINKDPSVVTSPPTGSYVMGTDGYDGQARFLSQQQQQQQQQQQQQQQQQQQQLTLQQQNQLQQLQQIQQIQHYQQQQLLQYQQQQSLEHRLHSNNHSLQATPNSTIHSLVHSVHPPLVDLWNSGQMEAYQTDAGGYVGVAAVVEPSLCVPSAEDMGTEHSPLLEQQEEEEEIKEDEMTLCMEPELASLTPPRQQGDASGGSSPGQPPAEPITERKSSDVSSGLLQTLEDKDEAEGQGPAASMATN; via the exons ATGTCCTATGTCCATCCTCTGTCCCTCTTCTCTTCGTCCTCTCCTATTTCTCCTCCCATGCATGTCAATGTTCTCTCTGTCCTGTCACTATCTTACACATTCCCACTCCTTCTttccccatccctccctcttcccattTCTCTTCCTCAGCATGGACGTTCAGAATTTTCATGGGAGGGAATCAAT cTGTCTATGGAAGACACCACATCAATCCTGCCTCAGCACAAGAGGAACTCAAATGCCTTCGGCATCGGGGCTCTGGCTAAGTCTTCTCTGTCag GCGTGAGCCGCACCATGAAGGAGCGAGTGACCAAGCCCACGGCCATGGCCCAGGGCCGCGTCGCTCACATGATTGAATGGCAAAACTGGAGCATGACCACGGTGGATGCAGGCGGCATGCCCATCCCCCGCATCACGACCCAGGAGCGGGAGAAGGAGCGGCGGCTGGAAAACGACGCCTACAGTGACCTtagtgaaggagagaaggaggctcGTTTCACTGCAG GTATCCTGAAGCAGTTTGCGGTCTCGGAGGCGACACTCCTGGCCTGGACatcgatggatggagagagtccTCGGTCGAGCTCAAACCAGGGCAGCATGGCTCATCTGAGTGAGCTCAACCAGGAGAGCATCACCAGTCGAG ATCAGATATTGCACCACTCCTCAGCAGAGGTGTGGCCTCACACTTACGTCGCCCAGGGCCACtactgcctctcctcctccgatgCCTGGGAGCCGATCAACAAAGATCCGTCCGTCGTGACGTCTCCCCCTACTGGTTCCTATGTCATGGGGACTGATGGATACGACGGGCAGGCCCGCTTCCTGtcgcagcagcaacagcaacaacagcagcagcagcaacagcagcagcagcagcagcagcagcagttgactctccagcagcagaatcaactacagcagctgcagcagatcCAACAGATCCAGCACTACCAGCAACAGCAGCTCCTGCAGTACCAGCAACAACAG TCGCTGGAGCACCGGCTGCACAGTAACAACCACTCTTTGCAAGCGACGCCCAACAGCACCATCCACAGCCTGGTCCACTCGGTTCACCCCCCGCTGGTGGACCTGTGGAACTCGGGGCAGATGGAGGCCTACCAGACGGACGCCGGGGGCTACGTTGgcgtggcggcggtggtggagCCGAGCCTCTGTGTTCCCTCTGCAGAAGATATGGGAACAGAGCACTCTCCGCTactggagcagcaggaggaggaggaggagataaag gAGGATGAGATGACACTGTGCATGGAGCCAGAGTTGGCCTCGTTGACTCCGCCCAGGCAACAAGGGGATGCCTCTGGTGGCAGTAGTCCGGGGCAACCGCCGGCAGAGCCAATCACGGAGCGGAAGTCCTCCGACGTCTCCTCCGGCCTCCTTCAGACGCTAGAGGATAAGGACGAGGCTGAGGGGCAAGGCCCTGCCGCTTCCATGGCAACCAACTGA